Proteins encoded within one genomic window of candidate division WOR-3 bacterium:
- a CDS encoding MFS transporter, giving the protein MNIRKNLNISLLEGIVSGIHAGISNGVYITAFAVKIGAYAHDVAFMSSLFNISFVFSFFSVFFLFLLRRPMTIAGLTGFISRGIWILFFFEIFWKVKILFIIILLSGIFLNVSATAWSFWFSNILKALDSGRGEYLGMRLGVITLAQTFSFFVVGILFERIGFKVLFVILFFLSIVSLILYFFQEEIKIEEKFSVGKYLNEIIRDREFVKFISYIFIFNLLINITAPMFGYYAVKYMKLTNLEIALWTVSMGLGSSIFQPFWGKFVDKISPRTTLKINLFFITIIPIIWIIRPPWMWYFIYLDGFLSTFGWAGINLAHSYINLMLIKNPLYQVIFLTTGGIGSFIGNNLGGIFVMSFNREETGIKVSFLLSSIFRFFLALYLPKFFIGKIMPTKRAIFYIIKYLLTKFLTR; this is encoded by the coding sequence ATGAATATAAGAAAAAATTTAAATATTTCCCTTCTTGAAGGAATTGTTTCAGGTATTCATGCAGGCATATCCAATGGAGTTTATATAACTGCCTTTGCTGTTAAGATAGGAGCTTATGCCCATGATGTTGCCTTTATGAGTTCCCTTTTTAATATCTCATTTGTTTTTTCCTTTTTTTCTGTATTTTTTCTCTTTCTTTTGAGAAGACCGATGACAATAGCAGGATTAACAGGATTCATTTCAAGGGGAATATGGATTTTATTCTTTTTTGAGATTTTCTGGAAGGTTAAAATTCTTTTTATCATAATTCTTTTATCAGGAATATTTTTAAATGTATCCGCCACTGCCTGGAGTTTCTGGTTTTCAAATATTTTAAAGGCTCTTGATTCAGGAAGAGGGGAATACCTCGGAATGAGGCTGGGAGTTATAACACTTGCCCAAACCTTTTCCTTTTTTGTAGTGGGTATACTCTTTGAAAGAATAGGTTTCAAAGTTCTTTTTGTTATTTTATTTTTCCTATCTATTGTTTCTCTTATTCTTTATTTCTTTCAGGAGGAGATAAAAATAGAAGAAAAATTCAGTGTAGGGAAATATTTAAATGAAATTATTAGGGACAGAGAATTTGTTAAATTTATTTCTTATATTTTTATTTTTAATCTTCTTATAAATATAACAGCCCCAATGTTTGGATACTATGCTGTAAAGTATATGAAACTTACAAATTTAGAGATAGCACTATGGACTGTATCAATGGGTTTAGGTAGCTCAATCTTTCAACCATTTTGGGGAAAATTTGTTGATAAGATTTCACCGAGAACAACTTTAAAGATAAATCTTTTTTTTATAACAATAATTCCTATAATCTGGATTATAAGACCCCCTTGGATGTGGTATTTTATTTATTTAGATGGTTTTTTAAGCACCTTTGGATGGGCAGGAATAAACCTTGCTCATTCATATATAAATTTAATGTTAATAAAAAATCCCCTATACCAAGTGATTTTCCTGACAACAGGTGGTATAGGAAGCTTTATAGGAAACAATCTCGGTGGAATTTTTGTTATGTCCTTTAACAGGGAAGAAACCGGAATAAAGGTATCTTTTCTTCTTTCTTCAATTTTTAGATTTTTTCTTGCCCTTTATCTTCCCAAATTTTTTATAGGTAAAATTATGCCAACAAAAAGAGCAATTTTTTACATAATAAAATATCTTTTAACAAAGTTTTTGACAAGGTAA